From a single Lolium rigidum isolate FL_2022 chromosome 7, APGP_CSIRO_Lrig_0.1, whole genome shotgun sequence genomic region:
- the LOC124670673 gene encoding protein argonaute 2-like — MEYDQGGRGRARGGGARGGGQGRGYGPPGGGDGRGGGGGGYAARGGGYAPRGGGEGRGRGPGPQGGGDGRGGGGGYGGGAPPGGRGPAVGGRGYGPAPGRGGNAWGQPGRGRGDYAPAPATAQPAAPRRVEAEGAGRPSGSVERITSKEVAKVQPSAAPVAVSPSGGRVPMRRPDSGGALFQSKVKLLVNHFIVNYQKVSTIFHYDIDIKFDPASQKASGKELSNADFLSAKAELFKDESFRQLSSAVAYDGKRNLFTSAELPEGLFRVRVRSKTYIVSVEFKKQLPLSQLSELPVPREVLQGLDVVVREASCWRKIILGKGFYSPESSYDLGRGVVAMSGTQQTLKHTQKGLVLCVDYSVMPFRKAGCVLDHVKQIIRSLDYRTALSKDQLKNLEYELKGQRVTVSHRRTNQKYTIQGLTDLPASQITFSDSESGQAKRLVDYFSQQYGKVIEYQMLPCLDLSKSKDKPNYVPIELCILLEGQRYPKANLSKETDKQLKGMALIKADDRKQRIMDAVRARDGPCRGEIAQQFGISLDLEMMEVTGRVLPPPSLKLGGTTGGQPNKCNVDQNCQWNLVRKKLVEGKELKCWGIVDFSAGPSHSRQQSLNGPMFVDYIVRKCCDVGIRMYKDPFFVHLSAMSVLSDPRKLYEELNNAKQAAVKKNQKLQLLFCPMSEQHPGYKTLKLICETQLGIQTQCFLSNIANKPQGQDQYMSNLALKINSKLGGSNVQLYDRLPLDTGAPFMFIGADVNHPGPGNVESPSIAAVVASVDRGASKYVPRIRAQPHRCEVIKHLGDICRELIGVFEKKNGVKPQKIIYFRDGVSDGQFEMVLNEELADMEKGIKVNGYSPTITVIVAKKRHHTRLFPKDKKEAQLKNGNVLPGTVVDTSVIDPMAYDFYLCSHNGLIGTSRPTHYYSLMDEHNFSSDALQKMVYNLCFLFARCTKPVSLATPVYYADLAAYRGRQYYEAMMASQPQARSSSSSASSVGGGSEFGNFPTLHVDLQDNMFFI; from the exons ATGGAGTACGACCAGGGCGGCCGCGGGCGAGCCCGCGGCGGCGGGGCGCGCGGTGGCGGTCAGGGCCGAGGATACGGCCCTCCTGGGGGCGGAGACGGACggggtggcggaggcggcggctacgcGGCTCGCGGCGGAGGTTACGCTCCTCGCGGAGGCGGCGAGGGGCGGGGACGAGGCCCTGGTCCTCAGGGAGGCGGAGACGgccgcggaggaggcggaggctacGGTGGAGGCGCGCCGCCCGGTGGGCGCGGTCCTGCTGTCGGCGGACGCGGGTACGGGCCCGCCCCCGGGCGTGGCGGGAACGCGTGGGGGCAGCCCGGAAGAGGGCGCGGGGATTACGCcccggcgccggcgacggcgcAACCCGCTGCGCCGAGGAGGGTCGAGGCGGAGGGGGCAGGGCGCCCTTCTGGATCCGTCG AACGCATTACCTCCAAAGAAGTGGCAAAAGTACAGCCATCAGCTGCCCCAGTTGCCGTGTCTCCAAGTGGCGGACGGGTGCCGATGCGAAGGCCTGATTCTGGAGGAGCATTATTTCAATCCAAGGTCAAACTTTTGGTAAACCACTTCATAGTCAACTACCAAAAGGTGTCCACCATTTTTCACTATGACATAGATATCAAGTTCGATCCAGCATCTCAAAAGGCTTCAGGCAAGGAGCTGTCCAATGCAGATTTTCTTTCTGCAAAGGCTGAGCTTTTCAAGGATGAAAGCTTTCGGCAGCTTTCATCGGCTGTTGCTTATGATGGAAAGAGAAATCTGTTTACTTCTGCTGAACTGCCAGAAGGTTTATTCCGTGTCAGAGTTCGTTCCAAGACCTACATTGTATCAGTGGAGTTCAAGAAGCAGCTTCCTTTAAGCCAACTCTCAGAGCTTCCTGTGCCTAGGGAGGTCTTGCAGGGTCTTGATGTCGTTGTGCGCGAGGCTTCTTGCTGGCGCAAGATAATACTTGGCAAGGGATTTTACTCACCCGAAAGCAGTTACGATCTCGGGCGGGGTGTTGTGGCTATGTCAGGAACTCAGCAGACCCTTAAACACACTCAGAAAGGGCTGGTCTTATGTGTCGACTATTCAGTTATGCCATTTCGCAAAGCTGGATGTGTCCTGGATCATGTCAAGCAGATCATAAGGTCCCTTGACTACAGGACAGCACTAAGCAAGGATCAACTGAAAAATTTGGAGTATGAGCTCAAAGGCCAACGTGTTACTGTGAGCCACCGGAGGACCAATCAGAAGTACACTATTCAAGGCTTGACTGATTTGCCTGCCAGCCAGATCACCTTTTCAGATTCGGAATCAGGGCAGGCGAAGAGGCTTGTTGACTACTTCTCTCAGCAGTATGGCAAGGTTATTGAGTATCAGATGCTTCCATGTTTGGATTTGAGCAAGAGCAAAGACAAACCAAATTATGTGCCCATTGAGCTTTGTATTCTTCTTGAAGGGCAGAGGTATCCAAAGGCAAATTTGAGTAAGGAGACTGATAAACAGCTGAAAGGCATGGCTTTAATTAAAGCAGATGACCGGAAGCAGAGGATTATGGACGCAGTGAGAGCTAGAGATGGGCCTTGCAG GGGAGAAATAGCTCAACAGTTTGGGATTTCTTTGGATCTAGAGATGATGGAAGTCACCGGTAgggtccttcctcctccatcccTGAAACTTGGTGGCACCACGGGTGGTCAGCCCAACAAATGCAACGTTGATCAGAATTGCCAGTGGAACCTTGTGAGGAAGAAGCTGGTAGAGGGCAAAGAACTCAAGTGTTGGGGTATTGTCGACTTCAGTGCAGGGCCATCTCACTCCAGGCAGCAATCGCTTAATGGTCCCATGTTTGTTGATTATATCGTCAGGAAGTGCTGTGACGTTGGCATTCGGATGTACAAGGACCCATTTTTTGTGCATCTATCAGCAATGTCAGTGCTATCGGATCCACGCAAACTGTATGAGGAGCTCAACAATGCAAAGCAGGCTGCAGTGAAGAAGAACCAGAAGCTGCAGCTCCTCTTCTGCCCGATGTCTGAGCAGCATCCTGGGTACAAGACACTGAAGCTGATCTGCGAGACGCAACTGGGGATCCAAACCCAGTGTTTCCTGAGCAACATCGCAAACAAACCCCAGGGCCAGGACCAGTACATGTCCAACCTTGCCCTGAAGATCAACAGCAAACTCGGGGGCAGCAACGTCCAGCTCTATGACCGGCTTCCACTGGACACCGGTGCGCCTTTCATGTTCATCGGTGCGGATGTGAACCACCCTGGACCTGGTAATGTGGAAAGTCCATCCATAGCAGCCGTGGTTGCATCCGTTGATCGTGGGGCCAGCAAGTATGTGCCTAGAATCCGTGCCCAGCCGCACCGCTGCGAGGTGATCAAGCACCTTGGTGATATTTGCCGAGAGCTCATCGGTGTCTTTGAGAAGAAGAACGGCGTTAAGCCTCAGAAGATCATTTACTTCCGCGATGGCGTGAGTGATGGGCAGTTTGAGATGGTACTTAACGAGGAGCTTGCAGATATGGAGAAGGGGATCAAGGTCAATGGGTACTCGCCAACGATCACAGTGATCGTGGCCAAGAAGCGGCACCACACACGGCTGTTCCCAAAGGACAAGAAAGAGGCACAGTTGAAAAATGGCAACGTGCTTCCTGGCACGGTGGTGGACACCAGCGTGATCGACCCTATGGCCTACGACTTCTACCTGTGCAGCCACAATGGGCTTATCGGGACAAGCCGGCCCACACACTACTACAGCCTGATGGATGAGCACAACTTCAGCTCGGATGCCCTGCAGAAGATGGTGTACAACCTCTGCTTCCTTTTCGCTCGCTGCACCAAGCCTGTGTCGTTGGCGACGCCTGTCTACTATGCCGACCTGGCGGCGTACCGCGGCAGGCAATACTACGAGGCAATGATGGCGTCCCAGCCCCAGGCACGCAGTTCTTCATCCTCGGCATCCTCTGTGGGTGGTGGTTCTGAGTTTGGGAACTTCCCGACACTGCATGTGGATCTTCAGGACAACATGTTCTTCATCTGA